Proteins found in one Acinetobacter sp. XH1741 genomic segment:
- a CDS encoding recombinase-like helix-turn-helix domain-containing protein, which translates to MKTFNEKLASWIHATPATEAGINNIQIPGQSELLVWQTRYKEPTLYEQDFVKNLIQAFSAGATELDDVVSALNQQGFRCESGDEWTSASFTEEMQRLGY; encoded by the coding sequence ATGAAGACATTTAATGAAAAGTTGGCAAGCTGGATTCATGCAACGCCAGCAACTGAAGCAGGTATCAACAATATTCAAATTCCTGGTCAATCTGAATTGTTGGTTTGGCAAACTCGATATAAAGAACCAACCCTCTACGAACAAGATTTTGTAAAGAACTTGATTCAGGCATTTTCTGCGGGCGCAACAGAGTTAGATGACGTTGTTTCTGCACTTAATCAGCAAGGTTTCCGTTGTGAATCTGGTGATGAATGGACTTCTGCAAGCTTTACAGAAGAAATGCAACGTTTAGGTTATTGA
- a CDS encoding aromatic ring-hydroxylating dioxygenase subunit alpha, producing the protein MNAIVSASQSAEEYLELGLRDQWHPVLASWEVAANPVGITRLGENIVVWRDAEGQVHALEDRCPHRGARLSLGWNLGDRVACWYHGVEVRADGVVADVPAVHECPMTGTKCLKNYPVIEQHGAIFIWFGIDANEQPKPLEFPEQLESEEWSAFLCQADWKVNHQYAIDNVMDPMHGTYLHATSHSMADGERTAEMKHRTTDNGFVFEKEGQTGVNFDWVEYGSTGASWLRLSIPYRKQFGPGGEFWIVGYATPIDANNTRVFFWRCRKVSGWQRNVWRFLYRNHLEQLHWDVLEQDRIILENLAPNAREKEFLYQHDVGLARLRRLMKKEAEKQLKKIAALNASNRIEMQEEAHG; encoded by the coding sequence ATGAACGCAATCGTATCAGCTTCACAAAGTGCTGAAGAATATTTAGAACTTGGTTTACGTGATCAATGGCATCCGGTTTTAGCAAGTTGGGAAGTCGCTGCCAATCCCGTCGGAATTACCCGTTTAGGTGAAAACATTGTGGTTTGGCGTGATGCCGAAGGTCAGGTTCATGCGCTTGAAGACCGCTGTCCGCACCGCGGTGCTCGTCTTTCCCTTGGTTGGAACTTGGGTGACCGAGTAGCTTGTTGGTATCACGGTGTTGAAGTTCGTGCTGATGGTGTCGTTGCTGATGTGCCAGCCGTTCATGAATGTCCAATGACTGGAACCAAATGTTTAAAGAACTATCCAGTGATTGAGCAACATGGCGCAATCTTTATCTGGTTCGGTATTGATGCAAATGAACAGCCAAAACCGCTTGAGTTCCCAGAGCAACTCGAAAGTGAAGAATGGAGTGCATTCCTTTGCCAAGCAGACTGGAAAGTAAACCATCAATACGCGATTGATAATGTAATGGATCCAATGCACGGGACCTATTTACACGCGACATCACACTCTATGGCAGATGGTGAGCGTACCGCAGAGATGAAGCACCGTACAACCGATAACGGCTTTGTTTTTGAAAAAGAAGGTCAAACAGGGGTGAACTTTGACTGGGTCGAATATGGTTCAACTGGTGCAAGCTGGTTACGTCTTTCAATTCCATATCGTAAACAATTTGGCCCAGGCGGCGAATTCTGGATTGTGGGTTATGCAACCCCAATTGATGCCAACAATACTCGCGTATTTTTCTGGCGCTGCCGTAAGGTAAGTGGGTGGCAACGTAATGTATGGCGCTTCTTATATCGCAATCATTTAGAACAGTTGCACTGGGATGTATTGGAACAAGACCGCATTATTTTAGAAAACCTTGCGCCAAATGCCCGTGAAAAAGAGTTCCTCTATCAACACGATGTTGGTCTTGCACGTTTACGCCGTTTAATGAAAAAAGAAGCTGAAAAGCAATTAAAGAAAATTGCTGCGCTCAATGCATCAAACCGTATCGAGATGCAGGAAGAAGCTCATGGCTAA
- a CDS encoding SDR family oxidoreductase, which yields MANVALLQGKKVLVTGAARGLGRDFAQAIAEAGAEVVMADILSDLVQQEAQALQKQGLNVHAVTVDLANADSIESAVAKSVDVLQGLDGLVNCAALATNVGGKNMIDYDPELWDRVMNINVKGTWLISKACVPHLKHSAAGKIINVASDTALWGAPNLMAYVASKGAIVAMTRSMARELGQSNICVNTLSPGLTLVEATEYVPQERHDLYVNGRAIQRQQLPQDLNGTALYLLSDLSSFVTGQNIPVNGGFVFN from the coding sequence ATGGCTAATGTAGCGTTGTTGCAAGGCAAAAAAGTTTTAGTGACGGGTGCTGCACGTGGTTTAGGCCGAGATTTCGCTCAAGCCATTGCCGAAGCAGGTGCTGAAGTTGTGATGGCAGATATTTTATCTGACTTGGTGCAACAAGAAGCGCAAGCTTTACAGAAGCAAGGGCTAAACGTTCATGCTGTCACTGTTGACCTTGCCAATGCAGACTCTATTGAAAGTGCGGTTGCAAAAAGCGTGGACGTTTTACAAGGACTAGATGGCCTTGTGAACTGTGCAGCGCTGGCAACCAATGTCGGTGGAAAAAATATGATTGATTACGATCCTGAACTTTGGGATCGGGTCATGAATATTAATGTAAAAGGCACATGGCTGATCAGTAAGGCCTGCGTTCCACATTTAAAGCATTCGGCTGCTGGCAAAATTATTAATGTTGCTTCCGATACAGCACTTTGGGGTGCACCAAACCTGATGGCTTATGTGGCAAGTAAAGGGGCAATTGTTGCCATGACACGTTCAATGGCAAGAGAGTTGGGACAGTCCAATATTTGCGTCAACACCTTGTCACCGGGGCTGACTCTAGTTGAAGCAACCGAGTATGTGCCTCAGGAACGTCACGATTTATATGTCAACGGAAGAGCGATTCAACGTCAGCAACTTCCACAAGATTTAAATGGAACAGCATTGTATCTACTGTCGGATTTGTCCTCTTTTGTGACAGGTCAAAATATTCCGGTCAATGGCGGTTTTGTCTTTAACTAA
- a CDS encoding VOC family protein codes for MITGIEILKFGVEDRAASNKFLADFGLSQSASDIEGADLYQTQNGSKIYLFNCDDDRLPAAIEQGSTLREVTWGVDHAQDLEDLAARLADVEGFKRSEHTVQCLDPNGMTIRFEKSFVKDVPELKTEGINQYGNIQRVNAASPVYEKGQPVAIGHVVFFTPDLVTTEKFYIEKVGFHLSDAYKNRGAFLRCRGEGYHHDLFLLSVPNKPAGLNHVAFVVRDIHEVIGGGLNMNRSEWSTFIGPGRHPISSAYFWYVNSPLGGAFEYYTNDDYLTEEWQPRVEEHRLELFTEWAIEGGLDDTTRRQVKPV; via the coding sequence ATGATTACAGGGATCGAGATTTTAAAGTTTGGAGTTGAAGATAGAGCCGCTTCAAACAAGTTTTTAGCAGATTTTGGTTTAAGTCAAAGTGCTTCGGATATTGAAGGTGCAGATTTATACCAAACTCAAAACGGCAGCAAGATTTATCTATTTAATTGTGATGATGATCGTTTGCCTGCTGCCATTGAACAAGGTTCAACTTTACGTGAAGTCACTTGGGGCGTTGATCATGCTCAAGACCTTGAAGATTTGGCAGCTCGTTTGGCTGATGTAGAAGGTTTTAAACGTTCTGAACATACAGTTCAGTGTCTTGACCCAAATGGCATGACCATTCGTTTTGAAAAAAGTTTTGTAAAAGACGTGCCAGAACTTAAAACGGAAGGCATTAACCAATACGGCAACATTCAACGTGTCAATGCAGCAAGTCCTGTCTATGAAAAAGGTCAACCTGTTGCGATTGGACACGTGGTGTTCTTTACACCAGATTTGGTAACAACTGAAAAGTTCTATATTGAAAAAGTAGGCTTTCATTTATCTGATGCCTATAAAAATCGTGGTGCATTCTTACGTTGTCGCGGTGAAGGTTATCACCATGATTTATTCTTACTCAGTGTTCCAAATAAACCTGCTGGCTTAAATCACGTTGCGTTTGTAGTACGTGATATTCATGAGGTGATTGGGGGCGGTTTAAATATGAATCGTTCGGAATGGTCGACCTTTATTGGGCCGGGACGTCATCCAATTTCTTCTGCTTATTTCTGGTACGTCAACTCACCATTAGGTGGTGCATTTGAATATTACACCAACGATGATTATTTGACCGAAGAGTGGCAGCCACGTGTAGAAGAGCATCGCTTAGAGCTTTTCACCGAGTGGGCGATTGAAGGTGGTCTTGATGATACAACCCGCCGTCAGGTGAAGCCTGTTTAA
- a CDS encoding FAD-dependent oxidoreductase — MEKIVIVGAGQAAGWAVSTLRQNGYVGEIHVVSNEDQVFYERPPLSKQVLSKEATYESLNLFSPEQVQEFNVQWHKPEIATKVDREQKQVHLESGQVLPYDKLLIATGSRARVPVNTWQFIPNVVTLRNVHDCERLAEILKTANNVAVIGGGWIGLEIAATARKQGKEVHIFEYGDRLCARSVSPEVSAFLKNMHETQGTKIHLDSKSLHLVEAPNQKVEVVNHPQHSRLFDCVVVGAGAEIAKELGVHAGLDVKDGIVVNCFGQTSDQNIYAAGDVAIHPGLGYCIQSWANAQNQAIAAAKSMLGIETEYSDIPWLWSDQYHFNIQILGTYQPEKTKEVVIRQGGEDQVSYLYLDHENRLLNMIAINDSKLVKLAKRWMQANTVLDPKLLADAEFNVMKLKP; from the coding sequence ATGGAAAAGATTGTAATTGTAGGTGCAGGGCAAGCAGCAGGTTGGGCAGTAAGTACACTACGACAAAATGGTTATGTGGGCGAAATTCACGTGGTTTCAAATGAAGATCAAGTGTTTTATGAGCGTCCGCCACTGTCTAAGCAAGTACTTTCAAAAGAAGCCACTTATGAAAGTTTGAATCTGTTCTCTCCTGAACAGGTTCAAGAGTTCAACGTTCAATGGCATAAACCAGAAATTGCGACAAAAGTCGACCGTGAGCAAAAACAGGTTCATTTAGAAAGTGGTCAGGTTTTGCCGTATGACAAATTACTGATCGCAACAGGAAGCCGTGCACGTGTACCTGTCAATACATGGCAGTTTATTCCAAATGTGGTGACCTTACGTAATGTGCATGACTGTGAACGTTTGGCTGAAATCTTAAAGACTGCAAACAATGTCGCTGTGATTGGCGGTGGCTGGATTGGTTTAGAAATTGCTGCAACTGCACGTAAACAAGGTAAAGAGGTTCATATTTTTGAATATGGCGACCGTTTATGTGCAAGAAGCGTAAGTCCGGAAGTTTCTGCATTTTTAAAAAATATGCATGAAACCCAAGGTACAAAAATTCATTTAGACAGCAAGAGCCTTCACTTGGTTGAAGCCCCTAACCAAAAAGTGGAAGTGGTGAATCATCCACAACATAGCCGGTTATTTGACTGTGTTGTAGTGGGTGCAGGCGCTGAGATTGCTAAAGAGTTAGGTGTACATGCTGGTCTCGATGTGAAAGACGGCATTGTGGTGAATTGTTTTGGGCAAACTTCAGATCAAAACATTTATGCCGCAGGCGATGTCGCGATTCATCCGGGTTTGGGGTATTGCATTCAGTCTTGGGCAAATGCGCAAAATCAGGCGATTGCAGCTGCAAAGTCAATGCTTGGAATTGAAACTGAATATAGTGATATTCCGTGGCTTTGGTCTGATCAATACCACTTTAATATCCAGATTTTAGGAACATATCAACCTGAGAAAACCAAAGAAGTGGTGATTCGCCAAGGCGGTGAAGATCAGGTGAGCTATTTATATCTGGACCATGAAAATCGTTTGCTCAACATGATTGCCATTAATGACTCGAAGTTAGTCAAACTGGCAAAACGTTGGATGCAAGCCAACACCGTTTTAGACCCAAAACTGTTAGCAGATGCTGAATTTAATGTCATGAAGTTAAAACCGTAA
- a CDS encoding MFS transporter: protein MSNEEKSGLKHWVPAFVLMVCVVLAFFDKISIAVLFSDPHFQNSMGIAGDKAKLGWLMTSFLLSYGFSSVFLSFLGDIFNPKKMLFWSVTSWGLLMFCMGFTTSYSGMLILRVLLGLAEGPLFALAYTIVKQTYTDRQQARASTMFLLGTPIGAFLGFPITANVLAHHDWHTTFFVMAALTLIAIFSIVFGLRNLQLKKTVEIEGESKRTNFKGHIANTKLLLSNSAFWLVCLFNIALMTYLWGLNSWVPSYLMQDKGFNLKEFGMYSSFPFIAMLIGEVLGAFLSDKLGRRAIQVFSGLLVAGIFMYVMVIMTQPLLIIAAMSLSAMAWGFGVAAVFALLARVTTSNVGATAGGIFNGLGNFASAIAPVLIGYIVMQTHSFNLGITFLAAVAVIGSLFLVPLLKRY from the coding sequence ATGAGTAATGAAGAGAAAAGTGGATTGAAGCATTGGGTTCCTGCTTTTGTCCTTATGGTGTGTGTAGTACTGGCATTTTTCGACAAGATCAGTATTGCGGTTTTATTTTCAGATCCGCATTTTCAAAACTCGATGGGAATTGCTGGAGATAAAGCCAAACTAGGATGGCTCATGACAAGCTTTTTGCTTTCCTATGGTTTCTCATCAGTATTTTTAAGCTTTTTAGGCGATATTTTTAACCCAAAGAAAATGCTGTTCTGGAGTGTGACCTCTTGGGGGTTACTCATGTTCTGCATGGGCTTCACCACCAGTTATTCAGGCATGTTGATTTTACGTGTACTGCTCGGTTTAGCAGAAGGTCCATTGTTTGCCTTGGCATACACCATTGTGAAGCAGACATACACAGACCGTCAGCAGGCACGTGCTTCTACCATGTTCTTATTAGGAACACCAATCGGGGCCTTTCTTGGATTTCCGATCACTGCAAATGTTTTGGCACACCATGACTGGCACACCACTTTTTTTGTAATGGCTGCGCTAACCCTCATCGCGATTTTCAGCATTGTTTTTGGTCTGCGTAACTTGCAACTCAAGAAAACTGTCGAAATTGAGGGCGAGAGTAAACGCACCAATTTCAAAGGTCACATTGCCAATACTAAATTGCTTTTGAGCAATAGCGCATTTTGGTTGGTTTGCCTCTTTAACATTGCATTGATGACTTATTTGTGGGGCTTAAACAGTTGGGTTCCTTCTTATCTTATGCAAGACAAAGGCTTCAATCTCAAAGAGTTTGGGATGTATTCAAGCTTTCCATTTATTGCCATGTTAATTGGCGAAGTGCTTGGTGCATTTTTATCGGACAAGTTAGGCCGCCGTGCGATTCAAGTATTTAGCGGATTATTGGTAGCGGGCATCTTCATGTATGTGATGGTCATTATGACCCAGCCATTGTTGATTATTGCTGCCATGTCTTTAAGCGCTATGGCGTGGGGTTTTGGAGTAGCAGCTGTATTTGCTCTGCTTGCAAGAGTCACAACCTCAAATGTAGGGGCGACTGCGGGTGGAATATTTAACGGTTTAGGTAATTTTGCAAGTGCAATTGCGCCTGTTCTTATCGGTTACATCGTGATGCAAACACATAGTTTTAATTTAGGAATTACCTTCTTGGCTGCTGTCGCTGTCATTGGGTCGTTGTTCTTGGTTCCTCTTTTAAAACGTTATTAA
- a CDS encoding cupin domain-containing protein codes for MTTQQFESWTQPEGASLEDWLNTRIARFETRKYDFDALKFQADYDPKYRRAQMRYMGTGATGVVNDGNTVPAENFTFSTMVLPPQCEGPLHIHHDVEEVFFMLRGEIDLFIEHNGEKFETRLKERDLISIPPGIYRGLFNPGQEDALMCVMLGTGKPTIPNYPPEHPLSQIKR; via the coding sequence ATGACTACACAACAATTCGAATCATGGACACAACCAGAAGGTGCTTCTTTAGAAGATTGGTTAAACACGCGTATTGCTCGCTTTGAGACACGTAAATATGACTTTGATGCTTTGAAGTTCCAAGCCGATTACGACCCGAAATATCGCCGTGCACAAATGCGTTATATGGGTACAGGCGCAACAGGTGTTGTAAATGACGGCAACACTGTACCGGCAGAAAACTTCACGTTTTCAACCATGGTTTTGCCACCACAGTGTGAGGGTCCTTTGCACATTCACCACGACGTTGAAGAAGTATTCTTTATGCTTCGCGGCGAAATTGATTTGTTTATTGAGCACAACGGCGAGAAATTTGAGACCCGTTTAAAAGAGCGTGACCTGATTTCAATTCCACCGGGTATCTACCGTGGTTTATTTAACCCTGGTCAAGAAGATGCCTTGATGTGTGTGATGTTAGGAACAGGTAAACCAACGATTCCGAACTATCCACCAGAGCATCCATTGTCTCAAATCAAACGTTAA
- a CDS encoding alpha/beta hydrolase yields the protein MMTLIEKLAEFPVKTVTVQGQQQAYREAGQGQYLVLLHGISSGSASWVNQLEVLSHHFHVIAWDAPGYGKSDELLTDQPNATDYAKRLAALFDVLKIEKAIVVGHSLGALQASAFAAFYPERVEHLVVANLAQGYQRHDKQTQIQVFEKRPKMLKELGAKGMAESRGPHLIYKQEPQALALVSEVMQQLTLQGFTHASYLLAYDEIRNYLTHLKVPCTVIAGQQDQITPALGIQALAQELQLEQRFVIEDAGHLSYVDQPQAFNQIMLTIQEQS from the coding sequence ATGATGACACTCATTGAAAAGTTAGCAGAGTTTCCGGTGAAAACCGTCACTGTTCAAGGCCAGCAGCAAGCCTATCGTGAAGCCGGTCAGGGCCAATACCTTGTGCTGTTGCATGGCATTAGTTCAGGTTCTGCTTCATGGGTGAACCAACTTGAAGTGTTGTCTCATCATTTTCATGTCATTGCCTGGGACGCACCGGGCTATGGCAAATCAGATGAACTTTTAACTGATCAACCGAATGCGACCGATTATGCAAAGCGTTTAGCAGCGTTGTTTGATGTTTTAAAAATTGAAAAAGCAATTGTGGTCGGACACTCATTAGGTGCCTTACAGGCGAGTGCATTTGCTGCATTTTACCCAGAGCGAGTGGAACACTTGGTTGTTGCTAACTTAGCGCAAGGCTACCAACGCCACGATAAACAGACACAAATTCAGGTTTTTGAAAAAAGACCAAAAATGTTGAAGGAACTCGGTGCTAAAGGCATGGCTGAAAGCCGTGGACCTCATTTGATTTATAAACAAGAGCCACAAGCCTTAGCCTTAGTTTCAGAGGTGATGCAACAGTTGACCTTACAGGGTTTTACCCATGCATCGTACTTACTGGCTTATGACGAAATACGTAATTATTTAACCCATTTAAAAGTCCCATGCACAGTGATTGCAGGGCAGCAAGATCAAATCACTCCTGCGTTAGGTATACAAGCACTTGCTCAGGAATTGCAGTTGGAACAGCGCTTTGTCATAGAAGATGCAGGACATTTAAGTTATGTCGACCAACCGCAAGCATTTAACCAAATTATGTTGACGATTCAGGAACAATCGTAA
- a CDS encoding SDR family oxidoreductase: MSFQVEGKVAVVTGGSSGIGLAAVEILVAEGAKVAWCGRDEERLNVSKHYILEKYPHANIFTKACNVLKKEEVQQFAKDVKLNLGNVDMLINNAGQGRVSNFENTQDEDWMKEIELKYFSVLHPVRAFLDDLKQSANASITNVNSLLALQPEPHMIATSSARAALLNLTHSLAHEFTQYGVRVNSILLGMVESAQWKRRYETRSDLNLSWEEWTGNIAKNRGIPMQRLGRPEEPARALVFLASPLASYTTGSTIDVSGGFNKHL; encoded by the coding sequence ATGAGCTTCCAAGTTGAAGGAAAAGTTGCAGTTGTTACCGGTGGCTCATCTGGGATTGGGCTGGCTGCTGTTGAAATACTGGTTGCAGAGGGTGCAAAAGTAGCGTGGTGTGGTCGCGATGAAGAACGTTTAAATGTTTCTAAACACTATATTTTAGAAAAATATCCGCATGCCAATATTTTTACCAAAGCATGCAATGTATTGAAAAAAGAAGAAGTTCAGCAATTTGCCAAAGACGTCAAACTCAATTTGGGCAATGTGGACATGCTCATTAACAATGCTGGGCAAGGCCGTGTTTCAAACTTTGAAAATACGCAAGATGAAGACTGGATGAAAGAAATTGAGCTGAAATATTTCAGTGTTTTACATCCGGTACGGGCTTTTCTTGATGACTTAAAACAATCGGCAAATGCCTCAATTACCAATGTGAACTCATTATTGGCATTGCAACCAGAACCGCACATGATTGCGACTTCATCTGCACGCGCTGCACTGTTGAATTTAACCCATTCGTTGGCCCATGAGTTTACTCAATATGGTGTTCGTGTGAACTCGATTTTACTCGGAATGGTCGAATCTGCGCAGTGGAAACGCCGTTATGAAACCCGTTCAGATTTAAATTTGTCATGGGAAGAGTGGACCGGAAATATCGCAAAAAACCGCGGTATTCCAATGCAGCGTTTAGGCCGACCAGAAGAACCTGCACGTGCTTTAGTTTTCTTGGCATCGCCATTGGCATCGTACACCACAGGTTCCACCATAGATGTCTCGGGTGGTTTTAACAAACATTTATAA
- a CDS encoding aspartate dehydrogenase — translation MKKLMMIGFGAMAAEVYAHLPQDLQLKWIVVPSRSIEKVQSQVSSDIQVISDIEQCDGEPDYVIEVAGQAAVKEHAQKVLAKGWTIGLISVGTLADSEFLIQLKQTAEKNDAHLHLLAGAIAGIDGISAAKEGGLQKVTYKGCKSPKSWKGSYAEQLVDLDHVSEPTVFFTGTAREAAMKFPANANVAATIALAGLGMDETMVELTVDPTINKNKHTIVAEGGFGQMTIELVGVPLPSNPKTSTLAALSVIRACRNSVEAIQI, via the coding sequence ATGAAAAAGTTGATGATGATTGGTTTTGGCGCAATGGCAGCAGAAGTGTATGCCCATTTGCCCCAAGATCTGCAACTCAAATGGATTGTCGTACCATCTCGCAGTATTGAAAAAGTTCAATCACAAGTCTCGTCTGACATTCAGGTGATTTCCGATATTGAGCAATGTGATGGTGAGCCAGACTATGTCATTGAGGTGGCAGGTCAAGCAGCAGTGAAAGAGCATGCTCAAAAAGTTTTAGCGAAAGGCTGGACCATTGGTCTGATTTCGGTAGGTACTTTGGCTGATAGCGAATTTTTGATTCAGCTTAAGCAAACTGCCGAAAAAAATGATGCCCATTTGCATTTGCTTGCAGGCGCTATCGCAGGCATTGACGGTATTTCTGCGGCCAAAGAAGGTGGTTTGCAAAAAGTCACTTACAAAGGCTGTAAAAGCCCAAAAAGTTGGAAAGGCAGTTATGCAGAGCAATTGGTCGATTTAGACCATGTTTCAGAACCTACGGTCTTTTTTACTGGAACTGCCCGTGAAGCTGCCATGAAATTTCCTGCCAACGCCAATGTTGCAGCAACCATTGCACTTGCAGGGCTTGGAATGGATGAAACAATGGTTGAGTTAACTGTTGACCCAACCATCAACAAAAACAAACACACCATTGTGGCAGAAGGTGGCTTTGGGCAAATGACCATTGAACTGGTGGGCGTGCCGTTGCCAAGTAACCCGAAAACATCCACTTTGGCTGCGCTTAGCGTGATTCGTGCTTGTCGCAACAGTGTAGAAGCAATACAGATTTAA
- a CDS encoding aldehyde dehydrogenase, with the protein MAKEIYIAGEWRLGRGAVIQSLFPADQSVNAELSTATLDDVNEAIEKADQAWRQPSWRNSLPHERARILYKVADIIEARVDELAKLQTRDNGKPLTETRGLVMSAAATARYVAAACETLNDELTTQRAPDFMTMSVHEPVGVVAAITPWNSPIASEVQKLAPALAAGNAVVLKPAEATSLIALELAKIFEEAGLPKGLLSVLVGRGSVIGDAIAQHPLVRKISFTGGTTTGRHLAHIAAEKLITTSLELGGKSPTIVLPDADVELAAKGVAYGIFSSAGQACIAGSRLFIHSSLYDQFLTRLVEITKGLRVGHPEQAGVHLGPLVNDKHLQSVDRYVQLAKSEGGQVLIGGEALTTGDYAKGSYYLPTIITGLNNSAQTCQEEIFGPVLVVMKYDNEQDLIAQANDSCFGLAAGIWTESYRKAWRIARALEVGTVWINTYKKFSISAPFGGFKDSGIGREKGRLGILSYMQQKSIYMGLNEQPNPWCD; encoded by the coding sequence ATGGCAAAGGAAATTTATATTGCGGGTGAATGGCGATTAGGTCGTGGTGCAGTCATTCAAAGCCTGTTTCCGGCAGATCAGTCGGTAAACGCTGAGCTTTCAACAGCAACGCTTGATGATGTAAATGAAGCAATTGAAAAAGCAGATCAGGCTTGGCGTCAACCGAGCTGGAGAAACAGTTTGCCGCATGAACGCGCACGTATTCTCTACAAAGTTGCAGACATTATTGAAGCGCGTGTAGATGAATTAGCAAAATTACAAACACGAGATAATGGTAAGCCTTTAACCGAAACTCGTGGTTTGGTGATGAGTGCGGCGGCAACTGCACGCTATGTTGCGGCGGCATGTGAAACGCTGAACGATGAACTCACCACTCAACGCGCTCCAGACTTTATGACCATGAGTGTGCATGAACCTGTAGGCGTGGTAGCAGCAATTACGCCGTGGAACTCTCCAATTGCGAGTGAAGTTCAAAAGCTTGCTCCAGCTTTGGCGGCAGGTAATGCAGTGGTGTTAAAACCCGCAGAAGCAACTTCACTGATTGCTTTAGAGCTTGCCAAAATTTTTGAAGAAGCAGGCTTACCAAAAGGCTTACTCAGTGTGTTAGTTGGGCGCGGTTCTGTGATTGGTGATGCAATTGCTCAACATCCGCTGGTTCGTAAAATCTCTTTTACAGGTGGAACAACCACGGGTCGTCATTTGGCACATATTGCAGCTGAAAAACTGATTACTACTTCGCTTGAGTTAGGTGGTAAGTCACCAACTATCGTTTTACCGGATGCAGATGTCGAACTGGCTGCTAAAGGTGTGGCGTACGGTATTTTTAGCTCGGCAGGCCAAGCGTGTATCGCAGGTTCTCGCTTGTTTATTCATAGCAGTCTTTACGATCAGTTTTTAACACGTTTGGTTGAAATTACCAAAGGTCTACGTGTGGGCCATCCAGAACAAGCGGGTGTGCATTTAGGGCCACTAGTGAATGACAAACATTTGCAGTCCGTTGATCGCTATGTGCAGCTTGCCAAAAGCGAAGGTGGTCAAGTTCTGATTGGTGGTGAAGCGCTTACCACGGGTGACTATGCCAAAGGAAGCTATTACTTACCAACGATTATTACGGGTTTAAATAACAGTGCTCAAACTTGTCAGGAAGAAATTTTTGGCCCTGTTTTAGTCGTTATGAAATATGACAACGAGCAAGATTTAATTGCCCAAGCGAATGATAGTTGTTTTGGTCTTGCCGCAGGTATCTGGACTGAAAGCTATCGCAAAGCTTGGCGCATTGCACGTGCCTTAGAAGTGGGAACGGTATGGATTAACACCTATAAAAAATTCTCGATCAGTGCGCCGTTTGGTGGCTTTAAAGACAGTGGAATCGGGCGCGAAAAAGGCCGTTTGGGCATTTTATCGTACATGCAACAAAAGAGTATTTATATGGGGCTGAATGAGCAGCCTAACCCTTGGTGCGATTAA